A window of Vigna unguiculata cultivar IT97K-499-35 chromosome 4, ASM411807v1, whole genome shotgun sequence contains these coding sequences:
- the LOC114181869 gene encoding elongation factor 1-alpha, producing MGKEKVHISIVVIGHVDSGKSTTTGHLIYKLGGIDKRVIERFEKEAAEMNKRSFKYAWVLDKLKAERERGITIDIALWKFETTKYYCTVIDAPGHRDFIKNMITGTSQADCAVLIIDSTTGGFEAGISKDGQTREHALLSFTLGVKQMICCCNKMDATTPKYSKARYDEIVKEVSSYLKKVGYNPDKIPFVPISGFEGDNMIERSTNLDWYKGPTLLEALDQITEPKRPSDKPLRLPLQDVYKIGGIGTVPVGRVETGVIKPGMVVTFAPTGLTTEVKSVEMHHEALTEALPGDNVGFNVKNVAVKDLKRGYVASNSKDDPAKEAANFTSQVIIMNHPGQIGNGYAPVLDCHTSHIAVKFAELMTKIDRRSGKELEKEPKFLKNGDAGFVKMIPTKPMVVETFSEYPPLGRFAVRDMRQTVAVGVIKNVEKKDPTGAKVTKAAQKKK from the exons ATGGGTAAGGAAAAGGTTCACATCAGTATTGTGGTCATTGGTCATGTCGACTCTGGGAAGTCGACTACCACTGGTCATCTAATCTACAAGCTTGGAGGAATTGACAAGCGTGTGATTGAGAGATTCGAGAAGGAAGCTGCTGAGATGAACAAGAGGTCATTCAAGTATGCCTGGGTGCTTGACAAGCTTAAGGCTGAGCGTGAAAGAGGAATCACAATTGATATTGCCTTGTGGAAGTTTGAAACCACCAAGTACTACTGCACAGTCATTGATGCTCCTGGACACAGGGATTTCATTAAGAATATGATTACAGGGACATCCCAAGCTGACTGTGCTGTGCTGATCATTGATTCCACCACTGGTGGTTTTGAAGCTGGAATTTCCAAGGATGGGCAAACTCGTGAACATGCTCTTCTTTCCTTCACTCTCGGTGTGAAGCAGATGATCTGTTGCTGTAACAAG ATGGATGCCACCACTCCCAAGTACTCCAAGGCTAGGTATGATGAAATTGTGAAGGAAGTCTCCTCGTATTTGAAGAAAGTGGGATACAACCCAGACAAGATTCCTTTTGTTCCAATCTCTGGTTTTGAGGGAGACAACATGATTGAGAGGTCCACAAACCTCGACTGGTACAAGGGACCTACCCTGCTTGAGGCTCTTGACCAAATCACTGAGCCCAAGAGGCCATCTGACAAGCCCCTCAGGCTTCCTCTTCAGGATGTCTACAAGATTGGAGGTATTGGAACTGTGCCTGTGGGACGTGTTGAGACTGGTGTCATCAAGCCTGGAATGGTGGTGACTTTTGCACCAACTGGATTGACAACTGAAGTTAAATCTGTTGAGATGCACCATGAAGCTCTCACAGAAGCTCTCCCTGGTGACAATGTGGGGTTCAATGTGAAGAATGTTGCTGTTAAGGATCTCAAGCGTGGTTATGTTGCTTCAAACTCCAAGGATGATCCTGCTAAGGAGGCTGCTAACTTCACCTCCCAGGTTATCATCATGAACCACCCTGGTCAGATTGGAAATGGCTATGCTCCTGTTCTGGATTGCCACACCTCCCACATTGCTGTCAAGTTTGCTGAACTTATGACCAAGATTGACAGGCGTTCTGGTAAGGAGCTCGAGAAGGAGCCTAAGTTCTTGAAGAATGGTGATGCTGGTTTCGTGAAGATGATTCCAACCAAGCCAATGGTGGTGGAGACCTTCTCTGAGTACCCACCTCTTGGACGTTTTGCTGTGAGGGATATGCGTCAGACTGTTGCTGTGGGAGTCATCAAGAACGTTGAGAAGAAAGACCCTACTGGAGCCAAGGTCACCAAGGCCGCCCAGAAGAAGAAGTGA